In one window of Pieris brassicae chromosome 10, ilPieBrab1.1, whole genome shotgun sequence DNA:
- the LOC123714872 gene encoding laminin subunit beta-1, whose product MAPYDVFIFAALITVGGAVYNRDRDRQRADPRLLDRACELSSCYPATGNLLIGREARLFASSTCGVRNRERYCIVSHLEERKKCFWCDSTENTVNSPQLNHRIQNIIYKFHPGTRTKSWWQSENGKENVTVQLDMEAEFHLTHLIMNFKTFRPKAMLVERSFDFGKTWRVYRYFAHNCDEAFPSVPKHTQRSLTEVVCESRYSGVAPSTEGEVIFRVLPPNINVTNPYSEEVQNLLRMTNLRINFTKLHTLGDDLLDNRAEIQEKYYYSIYEMTVRGSCSCYGHASRCLPMPGVEAKNNMVHGRCECTHNTRGLNCEYCEDFYNDLPWQPAVGKTSNACKRCTCNNHATSCHFDAAVYNKTGKISGGVCDNCQHNTMGVNCERCKPTFYKDPSLDIQSPDVCKQCDCDPEGTTDKEILCDDETDAANNKTAGRCLCKANVDGARCDRCSDGYWNFNLDNPEGCESCTCDRLGTINERGCDAATGNCFCKRHVTGRNCDQCLPEFYGLSDTDDGCSSCDCDVGGSIDRDCDVITGQCKCRPNVTGRRCDQPLQNFFVGALDSMVYEAESSQCDSQIDDNAIQSQLCHVVIRENFPDGRKETWTGPGFMKIPESSTLVFTINNLKTSMNYNVLIRYEPQSTRTWEEATILVKRPRPDSDSPCASIRPEDDTIPTVLPANQRSVLVEPAICLEKDKETEVRIYLGRQDGRTSSSRASVLIDSIVLIPSVDDLPFLANNSDAKEEFERYNCGDKYYYDLNRDNVPEICKNYHASIGFYIRNGSESCQCDPSGSKSHQCDRYTGYCQCVDNIVGARCDRCAPGTYGFSKFGCKRCDCNSIGSLDNFCDATSGQCKCRPNTYGRACDLCQPGYFNFPNCQQCDCNGHAIECDDKTGACKECRDYSEGHRCERCIEGYYGDPRLGIDIPCRLCPCPGVKGDPNKSSHADRCELDAETKDVVCDCKEGYAGLLCDVCADNYFGDPIKGTCEKCDCNGNIDITKPGNCDPYTGKCLQCLHNTAGDHCELCKDGYYGDALEQSCDICNCDVLGTNFTRGNCDRVTGQCPCFNNVMGINCDQCTENHWRIALGKGCDPCECDPIGSLSPQCNPFIGKCDCKPGHGGRQCDQCQENHWGDPNIECYECECDLDGSVSQQCMRENGSCICKPGIGGYKCDLCARGYLGEAPECYACGECFDNWDQLIGKLRIQTEYAIGNASKIKVIGATGAYTRDFEEMTKTLTDVENSLQSARLGQTTVKELVSNISSLQEHLNEADKKIKESNDNLTAITSKINLGNVTLDGLRSSIEKLKSKTLELGNNATKLQEANLEGALNLTREAKQRAIKASDDAESVQTIIANADRQIKNTDRLIEMQYNNFNNTQNENEKKLDELHDILSQFDEGFPKLNEIMCGQESDTCDICGGAGCGKCGGISCDQGAITKAEQALDFANKTEHRIKEHELSAEDLFRSVTQVKQDTVLVKSRAGDLFNRSGDFKLSAEKVINDSVDLTSELREFLSNNSNTPADVRTLAKDILNLSIRIEPKEITELSQRINSTVSQLTNIENIISETKPDLDRANALKQNATIVNKEANLTLEMANKVLEALNEAQAAQNAAENAIEKANNDIEAAKGDLLPIAIETEQAQKKANETMDEVEGLRTRLSDLQKNILKIESDADQVKQEANDVVNRAEAAEQKARQLRQDFKTTNSSLAERANQTSNSRERAQLLLNRATKLASDTQTQLKLLANMEELYNDHNEQLNTLEKEIGELNSQMNYYLSEITKRSDNYRSCTT is encoded by the coding sequence ATGGCTCCATACGATGTATTTATCTTTGCCGCGCTTATCACTGTCGGCGGCGCTGTGTACAATAGAGATCGGGATCGACAGCGTGCCGATCCTCGCTTGTTGGACCGCGCTTGTGAACTAAGCTCCTGTTATCCGGCGACTGGAAATCTTCTCATCGGCAGGGAGGCGAGACTCTTCGCCTCGTCCACTTGTGGAGTTCGCAACCGCGAGCGATATTGTATTGTGTCTCATTTGGAAGAgcgaaaaaaatgtttttggtgCGATTCTACGGAGAACACAGTGAACAGTCCGCAGCTCAACCATCGAAttcagaatattatatacaagttTCATCCCGGCACACGAACGAAGTCATGGTGGCAATCCGAAAATGGAAAGGAGAATGTTACAGTACAACTAGATATGGAGGCGGAATTCCATCTCACGCATTTAATAATGAACTTCAAAACGTTTCGCCCTAAGGCTATGTTAGTGGAAAGGTCTTTTGACTTTGGCAAGACTTGGCGAGTTTATCGATACTTTGCGCATAACTGCGACGAAGCTTTCCCTTCTGTACCGAAGCATACGCAACGGAGCTTAACCGAAGTTGTTTGTGAATCACGCTATTCAGGCGTCGCGCCCTCGACGGAGGGCGAGGTAATTTTTAGAGTGTTACCACCGAACATAAACGTAACGAATCCTTATTCAGAAGAAGTTCAAAACTTATTACGAATGacaaatttaagaataaactttacaaaattacatacacTCGGCGACGATTTGCTTGATAATAGAGCTGAAattcaagaaaaatattattattctatttatgaAATGACTGTCCGAGGTTCCTGTTCTTGCTATGGGCATGCTTCGCGCTGTCTACCCATGCCCGGAGTGGAAGCAAAAAACAATATGGTCCATGGACGTTGTGAGTGCACACATAATACACGTGGTTTAAATTGTGAATATTGTGAAGATTTCTATAATGATTTACCGTGGCAACCGGCCGTTGGAAAAACATCGAACGCTTGTAAAAGATGTACATGTAATAACCATGCTACCTCGTGCCATTTTGACGCCGCAGTTTATAATAAGACTGGTAAAATAAGTGGCGGAGTGTGTGATAATTGTCAGCATAATACAATGGGGGTCAACTGTGAACGATGTAAACCAACGTTCTATAAGGATCCATCTCTTGATATACAAAGTCCAGACGTATGTAAACAGTGTGATTGTGACCCAGAAGGAACGACAGATAAAGAAATTCTATGTGATGACGAAACCGACGCGGCTAATAACAAAACCGCCGGCAGATGTTTGTGTAAAGCAAATGTTGATGGAGCGCGTTGTGATAGATGTAGCGATGGATATTGGAACTTTAATTTGGACAACCCAGAGGGATGTGAATCCTGCACATGCGACAGATTAGGCACAATAAATGAACGAGGATGTGACGCAGCAACAGGAAATTGCTTTTGTAAACGTCATGTTACAGGGAGAAATTGTGATCAGTGTCTTCCCGAATTTTATGGTTTGTCAGACACTGACGATGGGTGCTCGTCTTGTGATTGTGACGTCGGAGGCTCCATTGATAGAGATTGTGATGTTATAACGGGTCAATGTAAATGTCGACCGAATGTGACAGGCAGACGCTGTGACCAGCCATTACAAAACTTTTTCGTTGGAGCACTGGATTCAATGGTATACGAAGCAGAGTCTAGCCAGTGTGATTCTCAAATTGATGATAACGCTATTCAAAGCCAATTATGTCATGTTGTTATTCGAGAAAACTTCCCTGATGGCAGAAAAGAAACCTGGACTGGCCCCGGATTCATGAAGATACCTGAAAGCAGTACGTTAGTGTTTACAATCAATAACCTAAAAACAAGCATGAATTATAACGTTCTGATAAGATATGAACCGCAATCTACAAGAACATGGGAAGAAGCTACTATACTTGTTAAGCGACCCCGCCCTGACTCAGATTCACCGTGTGCCAGTATTCGGCCTGAAGATGATACAATACCTACAGTGTTGCCAGCAAATCAACGTAGTGTTTTAGTCGAACCAGCTATTTGTCTCGAGAAAGACAAAGAAACCGAAGTTCGCATATATTTAGGAAGACAAGATGGCCGGACTTCAAGCAGCAGAGCGTCCGTGTTGATAGATTCTATTGTTCTAATTCCTTCTGTCGATGATTTGCCATTTTTAGCAAATAACAGCGACGCAAAAGAAGAATTTGAACGCTACAATTGTggagataaatattattatgatttaaatagaGATAACGTACCAGAAATTTGTAAGAATTATCATGCTAGTATCGGATTTTACATAAGGAATGGTTCAGAATCCTGTCAGTGTGACCCATCAGGTTCGAAAAGTCATCAATGTGATCGTTACACTGGATATTGCCAATGTGTTGATAATATTGTAGGTGCACGATGTGATAGGTGTGCTCCAGGCACTTACGGTTTTAGCAAGTTTGGTTGTAAACGTTGCGATTGTAATAGTATTGGATCTTTAGATAACTTTTGTGATGCTACTAGTGGACAATGTAAATGTAGACCAAACACCTACGGGCGAGCATGCGACTTATGTCAACCAGGCTATTTTAATTTCCCGAATTGTCAACAGTGTGATTGTAATGGACATGCCATTGAATGTGATGATAAAACAGGTGCTTGTAAAGAATGTCGAGATTATAGTGAAGGCCATCGCTGTGAAAGGTGTATAGAAGGATACTATGGTGACCCTCGTTTAGGCATTGATATACCGTGTCGCCTTTGTCCATGTCCTGGAGTTAAAGGTGATCCAAACAAGAGCAGTCATGCAGATAGGTGTGAGTTGGATGCAGAAACTAAAGATGTTGTTTGTGATTGTAAAGAAGGCTATGCAGGCTTACTCTGTGATGTCTGTGCTGACAACTATTTCGGTGATCCCATTAAAGGAACGTGTGAAAAATGCGATTGCAACGgtaatattgatataacaAAACCAGGAAATTGTGATCCTTACACCGGAAAATGTCTACAATGCTTGCATAATACTGCCGGAGATCACTGTGAGTTGTGTAAAGACGGTTATTATGGCGATGCTTTAGAACAATCATGTGACATATGTAATTGTGACGTATTAGGAACAAATTTCACCCGTGGAAATTGTGACCGTGTCACTGGGCAATGCCCCTGTTTCAATAATGTAATGGGCATAAATTGTGATCAGTGTACTGAAAATCATTGGCGAATCGCACTAGGAAAAGGATGTGATCCATGTGAATGTGATCCTATAGGATCATTGTCACCTCAATGTAATCCTTTTATAGGAAAATGTGATTGTAAGCCAGGTCACGGTGGTAGGCAATGTGATCAATGTCAAGAAAATCACTGGGGAGATCCTAACATAGAATGTTATGAATGTGAATGCGACCTTGATGGTTCTGTATCTCAGCAGTGTATGAGAGAAAACGGATCCTGTATTTGCAAGCCTGGAATAGGAGGATATAAATGTGACTTGTGTGCTAGAGGTTATCTTGGTGAAGCTCCGGAATGCTATGCCTGTGGTGAATGTTTCGATAATTGGGATCAATTAATTGGAAAATTACGCATTCAGACGGAATATGCTATTGGCAATGCcagtaaaataaaagtaattggAGCTACAGGAGCATATACCAGAGACTTTGAAGAAATGACCAAAACCTTAACAGATGTCGAAAATTCTCTCCAGAGTGCTAGATTAGGACAAACAACCGTTAAAGAGCTTGTTTCTAATATATCGAGTCTACAAGAACATCTCAATGAagcagataaaaaaattaaagaaagtaATGATAATCTTACAGCTATTACATCAAAGATAAACTTAGGAAATGTTACTTTAGATGGTTTAAGATCTAGTATTGAAAAACTGAAGAGTAAAACATTGGAGCTAGGCAATAATGCAACAAAATTACAAGAGGCTAACCTTGAGGGTGCACTTAACCTGACCCGTGAAGCAAAACAAAGGGCTATCAAAGCAAGTGACGATGCAGAGAGTGTACAGACTATAATTGCGAACGCTGAcagacaaattaaaaatactgatAGACTGATAGAAATgcaatataacaattttaataatacccaaaatgaaaatgaaaagaAGCTAGACGAATTGCATGACATTTTGTCGCAGTTTGACGAAGGCTTCCCTAAATTAAACGAAATAATGTGTGGACAAGAAAGTGACACCTGCGATATTTGTGGTGGCGCTGGTTGTGGAAAATGTGGTGGAATATCTTGTGATCAAGGTGCAATAACCAAAGCAGAACAAGCTTTAGATTTTGCAAATAAAACAGAACATAGAATTAAGGAACATGAACTTTCCGCTGAGGACTTGTTTAGATCTGTAACTCAAGTTAAGCAAGATACTGTTTTGGTAAAATCTAGAGCAGGCGATTTATTCAATAGATCCggtgattttaaattatctgcAGAAAAGGTTATCAATGATAGCGTAGACTTAACTTCTGAACTCAGAGAATTTTTATCCAACAATTCCAATACGCCCGCTGATGTAAGGACTTTAGCCAAAGATATACTTAATTTATCTATCAGAATTGAGCCTAAGGAAATTACTGAGTTATCTCAAAGAATAAATTCTACCGTATCCCAACTAACAAACATCGAAAACATTATATCAGAAACCAAGCCTGATCTTGACAGAGCTAATGCGCTTAAACAAAATGCAACGATCGTAAATAAAGAGGCAAATCTCACCTTAGAAATGGCAAATAAGGTTTTAGAAGCATTAAATGAGGCCCAAGCTGCCCAAAATGCTGCAGAAAATGCGATTGAAAAAGCAAATAACGATATCGAAGCGGCAAAAGGAGATCTCTTACCGATTGCTATTGAAACAGAACAGGCACAGAAGAAAGCAAATGAGACTATGGATGAAGTAGAGGGCTTGCGCACACGTCTGTCAGatttacagaaaaatattcttaaaatagaAAGCGACGCCGATCAGGTAAAGCAAGAAGCAAATGATGTCGTAAATAGAGCTGAAGCCGCTGAACAGAAAGCAAGGCAATTGCgacaagattttaaaactaCGAACTCATCGCTCGCTGAGAGAGCAAACCAAACGTCAAATTCAAGAGAAAGGGCTCAGCTTTTGCTCAATAGGGCTACAAAACTTGCAAGTGACACACAAACACAGTTAAAACTTCTTGCCAACATGGAGGAGCTTTATAATGACCATAACGAACAGCTTAATACCTTGGAAAAAGAAATAGGCGAACTGAACTCCCAAATGAATTATTACCTGTCGGAAATAACAAAGCGATCAGACAACTACAGATCGTGCACAACATAA